Within the Luteimonas sp. JM171 genome, the region GCTTGGGAACAGCTGCAGCCACACGTGCCGCCCTGCAATGCCGATGCCCGTGCCGGCCGCGGCGAACGCCACCAGCCCCCAAATGCCCTGCCCCGTGGGCCCTTTCGGCGCCACCATCGCGCCCACCAGGAAGGCCACGCCGAGAATGCCGAACGCGACCCGCTGGAAGATGCACAGCGGGCAGGCTTCCAGCCCCAGCACCCCGCCGATGGTGATGGCGGCGATGATCATTCCGAACGAGACGGTCGCCCCGAGCAGGAACTGTTCACGGAAAGACCAGTTCAACGGATTCATCTGTGCACCGGCTGTGGAATGGGGGGATTATCCGCTGCGCGCGCCACGAACAGAAACCCCGGCCGGGGCCGGGGCTTCGTCAATCCTTCAATGTCGGGCCGATCAGTCCTCGGCGGACGGGGCTTGCGGGCGGTCGACCAGCTCGACGTACGCCATCGGCGCGTTGTCGCCGGCACGGAAGCCGCACTTGAGGATGCGCAGGTAGCCGCCCGGGCGCGACTGGTAGCGCGGGCCCAGGGTGGTGAACAGGTTGCCCACCGCTTCCTTGTCGCGCAGACGCGAGAACGCGAGGCGGCGGTTGGCGACGCTGTCCACCTTGGCCAGGGTGATCAGCGGCTCGGCGACACGGCGCAGCTCCTTGGCCTTGGGCAGGGTGGTCTTGATCAGCTCGTGCTTGAACAGCGACGCGGCCATGTTCTTGAACATCGCCTGGCGATGCGCGCTGGTGCGGTTGAACTTGCGTCCGGCTTTCTGGTGGCGCATGGGTCTGGTTCCTCAGGTGAATGCTGCTGCGTTGGACTTCGTTGTCGCCTTCCTGGCGCTGGAACATGGACTGCGGATGGCCCGGGCCGGCATCCCTTGCCGGCGCTGGTCGCGGCCTTTGGCCGTCGACCTGTGTATTGCCCTGACGGGCGGCGCGGGCAGTCGCCCGCGCGATGGATCAGCCCAGCATCCCGTGGGTGCTGAGGCCCGGCGGCGGCCAGTTCTCCAGCTTCATGCCAAGCGAGAGGCCGCGCTGGGCGAGCACTTCCTTGATCTCGGTGAGCGACTTCTTGCCCAGGTTCGGGGTCTTGAGCAGCTCCACCTCGGTCTTCTGGATCAGGTCGCCGATGTAGTAGATGCTCTCGGCCTTCAGGCAGTTGGCCGAACGCACGGTGAGCTCCAGGTCGTCGATCGGACGCAGCAGCAGCGGATCCACCCCCGTCGGCTGCGGCTTGGAGGCGCCGCGCTCGCGGTTGGTGAAGTCGCCGAACACCGACAGCTGGTCGGTGAGGATGTCGGCAGCGGTGCGCACGGCCTCCTCGGCGTCGATGGTGCCGTTGGTCTCGATGTCCAGCACCAGCTTGTCCAGGTCCGTGCGCTGCTCGACGCGGGCCGCCTCGACCTCGTACGCCACGCGGCGCACGGGGGAGAACGACGCGTCCAGCATCAGCCGGCCGATGGCGCGGGTTTCCTCGTCCGGATGACGGCGGGCAGCGGCCGGCACGTAGCCGAAGCCGCGCTCGATCTTCAGCTGCATGTTGATCGAGGCATCCTTGGTCAGGGTGCAGATCACGTGGTCGGGGTTCAGGACCTCGACGTTGTGGTCGGTCTTGATGTCACCTGCGGTCACCGGGCCGGGGCCCGTCTTGGACAGCGACAGGGTCGACGACTCACCGGTACCCATGCGGATGGCGACGTCCTTGAGGTTCAGCAGCACCTCCAGCACGTCCTCCTGCAGGCCTTCGATGGCGCTGTATTCGTGCAGCACGCCGTCGATCTCGACTTCGGTGATCGCGAAGCCGGGAATCGAGGACAGCAGCACCCGGCGCAGCGCGTTGCCGAGGGTATGGCCGTAGCCGCGCTCCAGCGGCTCGATCACGACCTTCGCGCGATTGCCGTTCAGGCGCTCGATCTGGGGAGCTCGCGGGCGCAGAACCTGGTTGGCGGTAACCGTCATGTTGGTGGCTTCTCCAGCAGTGCCGGCGCGCCAAGCGTGCCGGCCGGGGGGATATTCGGGGGCCTGTGGGCGCCCGCGGGAGCATGCTCCCGCGGCAGCCAAAGCCGATTACTTCGAGTACAGCTCGACGATCAGCGCTTCGTTGATGTCGGCGGGCAGGTCGCCGCGCGCCGGGATCGCCTTGAACACGCCACTGAACTTCTTGGCGTCAACCTCCACCCAGCCCGGCGACAGGTCCATCTGCGCGGAAACGTCCAGCGCTTCCTGCACGCGCATCTGCTTCTGGGCCTTTTCGGTCAGGGCGATCGCGTCCCCGGCCTTCACCTGGTAGGAAGGGAGGTTCACGATCTGGCCGTTGACCGTCACGCCACGGTGCGAGACCAGCTGGCGGGCGGCCGGGCGGGTCACGGCGAAGCCCATCCGGTAGACGACGTTGTCCAGGCGGGTCTCCAGGTACTGCAGGAGGTTCTCACCGGTGTTGCCCTTCCGGGTCGAGGCCTTCTTGTAGTAGTTGCGGAACTGGCGCTCGAGCAGGCCGTAGATGCGCTTGACCTTCTGCTTCTCGCGCAGCTGGGTGGCGTAGTCGGAGAGTTTGCTGCGGCGGGCGCCGGGGCCGGCACCGTGCTGGCCGGGCTTCTGCTCCAGCTTGCACTTGGAGTCCAGGGCGCGGGTCGGGCTCTTGAGGCCCAGGTCGACGCCTTCGCGACGGGCGAGCTTGCAGGTAGGACCGATGTAACGTGCCATATCTTATCGCTCCCTCAGACGCGACGCTTCTTCGGCGGACGGCACCCGTTGTGCGGGATCGGCGTCACGTCGATGATGGTGGTGATCTTGTAGCCGACGTTATTCAGCGAACGAACGGCGGACTCGCGGCCCGGGCCGGGGCCCTTGATGCGCACTTCCAGCGACTTCACGCCGTAGTCGAGCGCGGCGCGGCCGGCCTTTTCGGCCGCGACCTGGGCGGCGAACGGGGTCGACTTGCGCGAACCGCGGAAACCCGCGCCGCCAGACGTCGCCCACGAGAGCGCGTTGCCCTGGCGGTCGGTGATCGTGATGATCGTGTTGTTGAAGGACGCGTGCACGTGGGCGATGCCATCGGTGATGACGCGCTTGATCTTCTTCCGGGTCTTGGGTGCCGGCTTTGCCATGGCGATTCCTTACTTCCTGATCGGCTTGCGCGGGCCCTTCCGGGTGCGCGCGTTGGTGCGGGTCCGCTGGCCGCGCATGGGCAGCCCACGACGATGGCGCAGGCCGCGGTAGCAGCCCAGGTCCATCAGGCGCTTGATCGACATGCCCACCTCGCGGCGAAGGTCGCCCTCCACCACGAACTTGCCGACTTCGGCGCGCAGGCGCTCGACTTCCGGCTCGGACAGGTCGACGATACGGGTCGTCTCGTCAACGCCCGCCGCCTCGCACACTTGGCGGGAACGGGTACGGCCAATGCCGTAGATGCTCTGCAACCCGACCCAGACATGCTTCTGGGCAGGCAGGTTGACGCCAGCAATACGCGCCATCTCGCGGTCTCCAAACTGTTTTGACTGGCCGGACACCGTCAAATTCGGCGCGCATCCGGCGGAGTGAACAAGAAATTGTAACAGGATCTCGGGTTTTCAGGAAGCCCGCGGGCAAACGCCCGCTGGCTCCGGCATGGGGAGTGTGCCCATGCTCCGGCGATGGACCAACGCTGTACCCGGCCGGGAAACCCGGCCCGGCCGCCCCCGCCACTCAGCAGGGGACCGGCGCGGCCCACCCGCGCGCGAGATCGCCGCGCGGGTCGCCCATCCGGATCCGGGCGCTACGTCCCGGGATCCATGCGGCCCGCGAGGGGCCACGTTGGTATTGCTTACCGCCTGCCGCCGCCCTTGAGGTTGGCCTTCTTGAGCAGGCTTTCGTACTGGTGCGACATCAGGTGGGCCTGGATCTGGGAGATGAAGTCCATCACCACGATCACCACGATGAGCAGCGACGTTCCGCCGAAGTAGAACGACGCGTTCAGCTCGGTGCGCATGAACTCCGGCAGCAGGCAGACGATGACCAGGTAGGTCGCACCCGCCGCGGTGAGCCGGGTCAGCACGCCGTCGATGTACTCGGCGGTCGCCTTGCCAGGGCGGATGCCCGGGATCAGCGCGCCGGACTTCTTCAGGTTGTCGGCGGTCTCCTGGCTGTTGAACACCAGCGCCGTGTAGAAGAACGTGAAGCCGGCAATCAGGCCGCCGTAGAGCAGGATGTAAAGCGGTTGGCCGGGCGAAAGCGCCTGCGCCGCCCGCTGCAGCCACAGCGCAGAGCCGGCCTGGCCGAACCAGGTCGAGACCGTGGCCGGGAACATGATGATCGACGACGCGAAGATCGCCGGGATCACGCCCGCCATGTTCAGCTTGAGCGGCAGGAACGAGGTCTGGTTCTGGTAGGCGTTGCGGCCGCCCTGGCGGCGCGCGTAGTTCACCGTGATCCGGCGCTGGCCGCGCTCGACGAACACCACGAAGAAGGTGAACGCCAGCACGATCACCGCGATCATGATCACCGCGATGGGGCTCATGTCGCCGTTGCGGGCCTGCTCCAGGGTGGTGAAGATCGCGCTCGGCAGGCCAGCCACGATGCCCGCGAAGATGATCAGCGAGACGCCGTTGCCGATGCCCCGCTCGGTCACCTGCTCGCCCAGCCACACCAGGAACATGGTGCCGGCGGTGAGGGCCACGATGGCGGTGAGGATGAACCCGGGGCCCGGCGCATACACCACGTTGAGGCCGGCACCCGCGCCAGAGCTCTGCAGCGCGAACGCGATGCCGGCGGACTGGAAGATCGCCAGCGGGATCGCGCCCAGGCGCGACCACTGGGTGATCTTGCGCCGGCCGGATTCGCCCTCGCGCTGGATCGCCTTCAGGCTCGGCACGATCTGCACCATCAGCTGCATCACGATCGAAGCCGAGATGTAGGGGATCACGTTCAGCGCGAAGAGGCTGAAGCGCTCCAGGGCGCCCCCGGAGAACATGTTGAACATGTCCACGATGGTGCCCTGCTGCTGCTCCATGAGCCGCAGCATGGCATCCGGGTTCACGCCCGGCACCGGGACATAGCAACCGATGCGGTACACCAGCAGCGCACCGGCCACGAACAGCAGGCGCTGCCGCAGCTCGGTGAACTTGCCCAGGCCTGCGCCCAGGCCGCCCATGGCGCCAGCGCTACGCGACATCAGGCTTCCTCAACGCTGCCGCCGGCCGCCTCGATCGCGGCGCGTGCGCCGGCCGTGGCCAGCACGCCCTTGAGCGAAAGCTTTTTGGAAAGCTCGCCACGCTTGACGATCTTGGCGCGCTTGGCGGTCGAGGGCACCAGCTTCGCGGCGCGCAGCGCCTTGAAGTCGATGACGTCGCCGTCCAGGCGCTCGAGCTGGTACAGGAAGACCTCGGCGGTGTCGCCGGCCAGGCGCGAGCGGAAGCCCACCTTCGGCAGGCGCTTGCGCAGGGGCATCTGGCCGCCTTCGAATCCGGCCTTGATCTTGCCCTTGCCCGAGCGCGCGTAGGTGCCCTTGTGGCCGCGGCCGGCGGTCTTGCCCAGGCCCGAGCCAATGCCGCGGCCGACGCGGACGCGTTCGGTGCGGGCGCCCTCTGCGGGCTTGAGAGTGTTCATGCGCATGATTGGATTACTCCTCGACCCGGACCAGGTAGTGGACCTTGTTGATCAGGCCCCGCACCTGCGGGCTGTCCTTCAGTTCGCGTACGTCGTTGACCTTGCGCAGGCCCAGCGCCTTCACAGACAGGCGATGGCGGCCCTGGGTTCCCTGCAGGCCCTTGACCAGGCGCACCTTGACGGTGCCGCCGGTGGATTCGTTCTTAGCCATGGAGGATCTCCTCGACCTTCTTGCCGCGCTTGGCCGCGATCTTGCCCGGCGAATGCATCTGCTCCAGGCCCTTGATGGTGGCGCGCACCAGGTTGATCGGATTGCGCGAACCGGTGGCCTTGGCCAGCACGTCCTTCACCCCCACCGCCTCGAGCACGGCGCGCATGGCGCCGCCGGCGATCACGCCGGTACCCTCGGAGGCCGGCTGCATGAACACCTGCGCGGCGCCGTGGTTGGACTTGACCGTGTGCCACAGGGTGCCGCCGCTGAGCTCGATGTTGCGCAGGTTCTTGCGCGCGGCTTCCATCGACTTCTGGATCGCGGCCGGCACTTCGCGCGCCTTGCCGTAGCCAAAGCCGACGCGGCCCTCGCCGTCGCCCACCACCGTCAGGGCGGTGAAGGTGAACTGGCGGCCGCCCTTCAC harbors:
- a CDS encoding disulfide bond formation protein B, translated to MNPLNWSFREQFLLGATVSFGMIIAAITIGGVLGLEACPLCIFQRVAFGILGVAFLVGAMVAPKGPTGQGIWGLVAFAAAGTGIGIAGRHVWLQLFPSEMATCGMPLSFMRETLDTPGLLRQLYNQALNARGDCAQVDWTFLGLSMPAWSLVWFVLLGAWALYAGFGRRRRN
- the secY gene encoding preprotein translocase subunit SecY — encoded protein: MGGLGAGLGKFTELRQRLLFVAGALLVYRIGCYVPVPGVNPDAMLRLMEQQQGTIVDMFNMFSGGALERFSLFALNVIPYISASIVMQLMVQIVPSLKAIQREGESGRRKITQWSRLGAIPLAIFQSAGIAFALQSSGAGAGLNVVYAPGPGFILTAIVALTAGTMFLVWLGEQVTERGIGNGVSLIIFAGIVAGLPSAIFTTLEQARNGDMSPIAVIMIAVIVLAFTFFVVFVERGQRRITVNYARRQGGRNAYQNQTSFLPLKLNMAGVIPAIFASSIIMFPATVSTWFGQAGSALWLQRAAQALSPGQPLYILLYGGLIAGFTFFYTALVFNSQETADNLKKSGALIPGIRPGKATAEYIDGVLTRLTAAGATYLVIVCLLPEFMRTELNASFYFGGTSLLIVVIVVMDFISQIQAHLMSHQYESLLKKANLKGGGRR
- the rpsE gene encoding 30S ribosomal protein S5 → MAEERSPRGRDRNRRDREEIDDGMIEKLITVNRVAKTVKGGRQFTFTALTVVGDGEGRVGFGYGKAREVPAAIQKSMEAARKNLRNIELSGGTLWHTVKSNHGAAQVFMQPASEGTGVIAGGAMRAVLEAVGVKDVLAKATGSRNPINLVRATIKGLEQMHSPGKIAAKRGKKVEEILHG
- the rpsD gene encoding 30S ribosomal protein S4 gives rise to the protein MARYIGPTCKLARREGVDLGLKSPTRALDSKCKLEQKPGQHGAGPGARRSKLSDYATQLREKQKVKRIYGLLERQFRNYYKKASTRKGNTGENLLQYLETRLDNVVYRMGFAVTRPAARQLVSHRGVTVNGQIVNLPSYQVKAGDAIALTEKAQKQMRVQEALDVSAQMDLSPGWVEVDAKKFSGVFKAIPARGDLPADINEALIVELYSK
- the rpsM gene encoding 30S ribosomal protein S13; the encoded protein is MARIAGVNLPAQKHVWVGLQSIYGIGRTRSRQVCEAAGVDETTRIVDLSEPEVERLRAEVGKFVVEGDLRREVGMSIKRLMDLGCYRGLRHRRGLPMRGQRTRTNARTRKGPRKPIRK
- the rplO gene encoding 50S ribosomal protein L15; amino-acid sequence: MRMNTLKPAEGARTERVRVGRGIGSGLGKTAGRGHKGTYARSGKGKIKAGFEGGQMPLRKRLPKVGFRSRLAGDTAEVFLYQLERLDGDVIDFKALRAAKLVPSTAKRAKIVKRGELSKKLSLKGVLATAGARAAIEAAGGSVEEA
- the rpoA gene encoding DNA-directed RNA polymerase subunit alpha; the protein is MTVTANQVLRPRAPQIERLNGNRAKVVIEPLERGYGHTLGNALRRVLLSSIPGFAITEVEIDGVLHEYSAIEGLQEDVLEVLLNLKDVAIRMGTGESSTLSLSKTGPGPVTAGDIKTDHNVEVLNPDHVICTLTKDASINMQLKIERGFGYVPAAARRHPDEETRAIGRLMLDASFSPVRRVAYEVEAARVEQRTDLDKLVLDIETNGTIDAEEAVRTAADILTDQLSVFGDFTNRERGASKPQPTGVDPLLLRPIDDLELTVRSANCLKAESIYYIGDLIQKTEVELLKTPNLGKKSLTEIKEVLAQRGLSLGMKLENWPPPGLSTHGMLG
- the rpsK gene encoding 30S ribosomal protein S11, which encodes MAKPAPKTRKKIKRVITDGIAHVHASFNNTIITITDRQGNALSWATSGGAGFRGSRKSTPFAAQVAAEKAGRAALDYGVKSLEVRIKGPGPGRESAVRSLNNVGYKITTIIDVTPIPHNGCRPPKKRRV
- the rplQ gene encoding 50S ribosomal protein L17; translation: MRHQKAGRKFNRTSAHRQAMFKNMAASLFKHELIKTTLPKAKELRRVAEPLITLAKVDSVANRRLAFSRLRDKEAVGNLFTTLGPRYQSRPGGYLRILKCGFRAGDNAPMAYVELVDRPQAPSAED
- the rpmD gene encoding 50S ribosomal protein L30 — its product is MAKNESTGGTVKVRLVKGLQGTQGRHRLSVKALGLRKVNDVRELKDSPQVRGLINKVHYLVRVEE